ATACGTAGATTTTGAGGTCGGGCTACCGGGAGATAGGCTGTCTCCATCACTAAGAAAGAGCCTGCCTGGATTTCGTTCTCAAGGCAGCAAGACTCCACAACTCCAGACAAGCTCGGGCGCTACCGACGGTACAATATACCGAGGGTGGACCGTCCGCCGGGAAGCTCGAGACTTGGCTGGCTTCAGGGCCCAAGAGGCCTAGCGGCAGCCTTACCCAGCGATCGGTCCAGGGGTCCAGGCTTGCAGATAAAATTTATCCTTGGCGTGCAAGCCAAGAAGCTCTCACAGTGAGGTCGCTTAGGATCCCTAGCAACCCTAGCTCTCATCCCCTTTATAAGGCGAGGCTAGGGGTTGTTCGAGGCATCTGTTCCATTGCCCAGACCTCGGTAGCATTCATTATCCTCCACTTGTAACTCCCTCGCATGAGGTGCTCCCACATCAATCCaaaacaaagcaggagtagggtattacctcgatcatgaggccccaaacctgggtaaaaaccgcGTGTGAACTCCCTTTACTTCCGACTACGGTCTCCACCCTAACGGGGGCACTGACGGTTTTCTGCACCATCACTGGTACTCTGGTAGTGAGTTGGAATCTGTTTAAATCGTTTGGTTAGCAATCTATCTCTCGAGGTTCGGTCCATTATATATTTATATGTACCCTTGATCCCCGTGTTCGTCTTCTGCGCCTGTCGGTTGCATGATATAtttaggaagttagagttatggataCAAACCTTGGAatgcttagtagaactaaaaccgagtacataatgtgcggtttcagtactactaggtgtgaggaggaggaggttagccttgatgggcaggtggtgcctcagaaggactTTCGATATTTGAGGTCAATGctacaggaggatgggggtattgatgaagatgtgaaccatcgaatcaaagccggatggatgaagtggcgccaagcttttggcattctctatgacaagagagtgccacaaaagctaaaaggcaagttctacaagacggcggttcgacccacaatgttgtatggcgttgagtgttggccgactaaaaggcgacatgttcaacagttaggtgtgagggaaatgcgtatgttgagatggatgtgtggccacatgaggaaggatctagtccggaatgatgatatacgagatagagttggggtagcacctattgaagagaagcttgtccaacatcgtctgagatggtttgggcgtattcagcgcaggcctctagaagctccagtgcatagcggtcGGTTAAAGCGTGCGCAGAATGTCAaaagaggtcggggtagaccgaatttgacatgggaggagttcgttaagagagacctgaaggattggagtatcactaaagaactagctatggacaggggtgcgtggaagcttgctatccatgtgccagagccatgagttggttgcgaaaTCTTGTGGGTTTCacatctagcctaccccaacttgtttgggactaaaggctttgttgttgttgttgttgttgttgttgttggtctcGTGGGCAAAACTTTGCTCCGTAACTGAGTCAGGTCAGTGCCTTTTCGATGGTTTGTTCGATTCATTTGTGTTGGCCTCCATGCGTTGGTTGCAAGACTGAATCGGGTATGTGGAGATCATGTCCAAGGGGGTTTGAGGAAGGTCTGATTTGAAGGGCCATCGCCCTGTGGTCTTCTGTTCATGAGTTCCATCATTCATCATTTAATAGGAGGTGGATTCAGTGTCCTGATTGATTCTTATTGTAGCAGTTGATCTTGCTTTTGGTATGTGTGTATGTTCTCCTTTACTTGCAGCAGAAGCAGGAGGGTAGTAGTTCTGCAGAGATGAATCAAAGGCTGGCGAGGTTTGGTTTCTGTTCATGGCTGATTTGATTCGTTACGGTCAACTGTTATTTTCATTTGGTCAGATCTTCTCGAATGTGGTGTTGAACTACTCATCAACCTAGAACTTCGTGATTGTTTGGATGATATAATCCCCTCTCGATTCAGCTTCTTCATTTGCACAGTACAATTTAGTCCATCTTGCCATCAATCTGAGTCATATATATCTTGTGTTTATCCGGCTTAACTGGTCATAACTGCAAAATGCATATGCGTGAGAATATTTTCCAAAATTCCAAGTATGTGATGATACATAATGAAATCCGTGGTACTTTTGTAATCAAACCTTCATTAACCAAAACAAGTTAAGGTACATTTCTTCGAGAAAAGGAGCATCAAGGCTCCCAACTTCATTTTCATGAAACTAATAAAGTTAAGGTACATGGACCGTGAAATATCTATATATCAACTATGTGATATTCATATGATCAAACATACTATCCTAATATGTTTGATCATTGGTCATTTATTTTTTCAGGGAAAACACACAACGTGGAATCAGACATTATTTTTCTCAAAGCATTGATACACTTTTGCTCTGAGCTGTTGCAAGAATTAACTGCTCTGAGCGATCTTCTGCTCCTTGAGGTACCCTGCAAATTTCTCAGCAGTTGCAGCCAGAGGTCCGGTGCTGACCATAGCTTCAAGCCCGGGGTGAGTTTCATAATTTATCTCATACACAATGGTCGATCTTATCACTGAAGAACTGGGTCCTTTGGCGATGATCTCGAACCTGACCATGTAATAGAGGAACCCGAGCTTCAGGATGTCTCCGTCAATCGTCTGCGCTTCCTTGATGTAGTTCTCATTGTCGACCTTGATGAATTTCTCCCTGTATGTCTCCAGGCCAGGGATCCCTAGCAAAAGCAGCAAACCGTTACTCGGTCAGTATACACGTGGAGGACTTCAGGATTGAAGGGTGGTTTCTGGATATCTCACCTGGAGCGAATGTGAGCTCCAAGATGGTGCCGACGTCGCCGTCGCCGCTCACGAGCTGTATCTTGGCGAGCACCTGCGGGAGAAGCTCGGGCAGCAGCTCCGCTGCACGGAGCGTGCCATAGAGCCCCCATAGGTCGGCGGCGGGCACATCGGCCTCGAACTCGTGAACCTTGTTCTTCCTCATCGCCATGGACTTAATGGACTGTGAGAAGGGAAGTGTCTGTGAACCAACAAGAACAAGCTGAAGCAGTTCAGTGTGTGTGACTGTGCGTACAACTGATTAACTGTATATATAGGCAAGTCGGGTATGAGTTATGACAAGTGAACACGGCTTAAAGTCTTCGCTCGGAATCTCGAAGGTTGAGATGCCACGGTGACAACGAGGGGCGCTCTTTTGGCTGGAGTTATCCTGGCATTGTTTTGCCTGAAGTTAAATATTGGGTGGTTTCCCTTGGAGGCAAATAAAGTATTTGCGTGGTTTGCAGGCCTGAAGTTTACTATATTATATTATGCATTTTGGCCTGCCAGGACCAGTGGACAAAGCGATTCTCTTCCTGTAAGCCCCTTTTTTATTCTTTCTTATTTTGGAGAACTGATTCCCATGTAAGCACTTGGTTCTTGCCAACATGTCTGATTTATTATCTGTCTCCATCGTTTGCCGATTTGTTTACTGTTGCTTTGTTATCATGGAAACCAATCATTTGTGCGTCACTGTGATCCTCATGTGCTGGCCGGCTGCCGTTCATGTGATTTTGTTAGCCAATCCTGGCGCCATCATTTGCTCCTAATGTCAGCTCCTCATCTTACTAAATGTAGCACGGTACGATACTATGCTGTGCAGGCTGGACTTGCGGTACGGCAATGCGAAAAATATTTGGTTGATTCGCCGCGGCGATCTGGGGCCTTCTTTTTCATTGATTCTAGAGAGATTTGAACCAAGGGTAAGGTAATATAGTGTTTGAGGCCCTGCCCTTAATTGCTCCATCACGAATGCTTGGCGCCGAAAGCAAATTCCCTTGCCCACTCTAATTCCATGGTCTCAAAATTGAGCATCTCCCAGAGGCTAGCAGAGTGCTCCATTCACCGCTAGCGCTCCTTTCACCGCTGGTGGCATGCCGTTGATGGTGGCGGCAGCCGGTGAGGAAGATGGAGCCAGCAGCCGGCGATCACCATCACGGGAATTTTTTTTGACGGGAAGGCATATTTTATTCATCAAATAATAGTTACATAGTCTGCTAACAATTTCATGATAAAGTTTGGAGGAGAGTCATCCCAAACAAAGGGTTTATTTGCCCGTCCCCATCCAGCGTCATCCCAAACAAAAGGGTTATTCGCCCGTCCACATCTAGCTAACTCATGAGCTACATAATTTGATTCTCTAATACAATGCTCAATAGTAACCTTTCCGAAGTCTACTAAAATACTACGGCAATCTTCTAGCACCGGCGCTGCCACCATGGAATGTCCTGTATTTTGATTAAGAGCATCCACCACCATAATATTATCCGTTCTCATCACCAAATTAGAGCATCCAGTATTATGAGCTAATTTGAGTCCCTCGAGTAGCGCCGCTGCCTCGGCTGAGACGACATCAGCTACATGTTCTAACCTTGCTGTTGAAGCTCTTATGAAAGTTCCCCTTTGATCATAGATAACTGCTCCACATGCACCGATATATTCGCCCACTGAAAAAGATGCATCGACATTCAATACCTGCTGTCCTGCATGGAAAATCGGCCACTATTGTTTTCTGGAATGACCTTGCTTGTCCCTGTTGCACGAGCATAGTTAAGGGCCAACGCAATAACAGCAGGAGCTGTTCTTTCTGCAGTTTGTACATCCTCGCCTCTGAGTAGCTACCTTCTTTGCCACCAAAGATACCAACAGACAGTTGCGACAAGTTCTGGTAATTCTACCGGTCCAGTGTATGTTCGCTGGTACCAGTCGTCACACAATATAAACTCCAGCATAGCTGCTCCAGACCTATCTCATAGTGGCAAAAGAAACATCCGCTAAAATCCCAAACAAGTCCCAAACTTTCTTCGATCTTTCACACGTGAGCAAAAGATGTGCTATGCCCTCCGCCCCATGTTGATAAATTGGGCACTGTGATATATTCCGCACATGACGATTTGCTATTACATTAAAGCATGGGATGGAATTATGTAAGCATCGCCATAAGAAAATTTTGATTTTTGCCGGTACCATTAAATTCCACAATTTCTTACACACCGGACGAGGTGTCGAGGAAAAGTTCATCCACCCCATATTATTTGGATCATAATTTGCTTCCCACTGTTTGTAATATGCTGAATGTACCGTGAATGTTCCACTCTTCGTTAAATGCCATGAAATATAATCCTCTGTATCCTCATGGAATAAGGGTATTTGCAAGATGTGCTCCTCATCAATATTCCAGAAGTTTCCCCGCACTAGCATCTCATCCCATTCTCCTGTTATTGGATCTATTAACTCACATACTCTGGTGAGCAGATTACCACACACTGTAATGACTTTCCAGCATGCACTATTTGGAATCCAACAATCATcccaaatatttattttatttccatCTCCTACTCTCTAGATGTAAGCTATTTTGAATGTTTGAATGCCAGCCCAGATACTTTGCCATACATAAGAGGAACCCATCTTCCGCTCACAGTTTTATATAACACACGAGCACAAAGGGACCCATAATTATCAATCAATCTCCAACATTGTTTGGCCAACATTGCCAAATTGAAACTATGAATATTCGAAAACCTATGCCTCCTCTCTCTTTAGGAACACACATCTTTCACCAAGCAAACCAACACATCATTCGTTGGTTCTCCTCGTCTCCCCATCAATATTGCAACATTGCATCTGTGATCCCATTGCAAATTTTCTTTGGGAATTTAATACACTCATCGCATATGTTGGAATGGCTTGGGTCACCGCTTTCAACAAGGCCTCCTTTCCTCCATAGGAGAGAGTTCTCTCCTTCCATCCATTCACCGGCACGGGATTTGTTGCTGCACGCTATGGTTATGTATTTAGTTTTTATTTTGGGGGGAAGGGATTTATCCATGGTTTGTTTACAAAACCATAGATGTTCTTACAGAATATGTAAAACGAAAACAATTCTGGAAACCATCTGTTTCAACAGTGGGGCAATATATATCTGGTATCCCACGTATATGAACATCTCCTTTTAGGGAGATGAAAGTTTCATTTCACCTACaattaatgcatgaaaaatatttAAAATTACATGAACATCTTGTTTGAAagacatgaacaatttttgaaactacAAAACATTTCTTTTTCAagtacatgaacattttttcaactcGAAAAGagtacatgatttttttaaatgtatGTCAATGTTTTTAAATTAACTGCATTCTAAAAGAATACTCACATTTTTTcgaatttcatgaaaaaaagtagAATACACTAATCTTTTCCAAAAGTTCATAAATATGTTATTTCAGTATGGAAGAATATATTTTCTAGCACAAGAATATATTTGATTATTTCCATGATTTAAACCTATtctagtttatttatttttatccAAATTCTAAAATAAAAATGGACCCCGATAGCATTTCATTCCGAACAGTttttcatggcaattttagttgatGCGAGGTGGCAACTATAGTTGTGAAGACATGGCAACTTTGTCCCCGTTCATTCTTTTGTCAGAAATTTCCATGTTCACCAACCTCGCgtgaactaaagttgccatgaaaaacgttcgggtTGCCATACTTAAAATCCAAACGTTCCAGATTTATCATTTTCGATAA
This region of Triticum aestivum cultivar Chinese Spring chromosome 2D, IWGSC CS RefSeq v2.1, whole genome shotgun sequence genomic DNA includes:
- the LOC123054498 gene encoding norbelladine synthase, whose protein sequence is MAMRKNKVHEFEADVPAADLWGLYGTLRAAELLPELLPQVLAKIQLVSGDGDVGTILELTFAPGIPGLETYREKFIKVDNENYIKEAQTIDGDILKLGFLYYMVRFEIIAKGPSSSVIRSTIVYEINYETHPGLEAMVSTGPLAATAEKFAGYLKEQKIAQSS